In Thermococcus zilligii AN1, a genomic segment contains:
- the csa5 gene encoding type I-A CRISPR-associated protein Csa5, producing MPEYEGIVKMLRFFVQTKNLGYVDRIGNALNPGPVEVTLHEALRAFRSIRENATVGEDGRRYVEKDGEKIPVPGIPSEDEVRAFLDAVRSDIGVAKRVATLALAYPSRKEGGDE from the coding sequence ATGCCAGAATATGAAGGGATAGTAAAAATGCTGAGGTTCTTCGTACAAACGAAGAACCTCGGCTACGTGGACAGGATTGGAAACGCCCTGAACCCGGGCCCAGTTGAGGTAACACTCCACGAGGCACTGAGGGCCTTTAGGTCAATAAGAGAAAACGCCACCGTAGGGGAAGACGGCAGAAGGTACGTAGAAAAGGACGGGGAAAAGATTCCCGTTCCGGGGATTCCGAGCGAAGACGAAGTCAGGGCGTTTCTCGATGCCGTTCGCTCCGACATTGGTGTCGCAAAGCGTGTTGCTACCCTTGCTCTCGCGTATCCTTCAAGAAAAGAAGGAGGTGATGAGTGA
- the cas7a gene encoding type I-A CRISPR-associated protein Cas7/Csa2, with amino-acid sequence MFLSVGVRFEANVEALNMVETAGNYSKHRRVPYLVEEDGKLKTVYVPALSGENLAHAYQEHLAREALSLNLPVCDDCRRGEFYKSMNRVHLEKKVSPIPGEPAKIEEAIVKACVVEDVGGFLYAENPPVRRSSAFQVSYALPVKSMALFATSEPQLHARHAQMDSSSKKGNASEQMIYYVEIGTALYGFTFNLDLDAIGVSAITSEPILDENEIKARRDAAVKALFRMLSSAQFGAKLSRFFPVGGIKEVAVAVTEHPFVVTSPIYDDYILKTERRLKVLKDFGEDYLFTAATEDRVPEEALKETVEYLKQKGAL; translated from the coding sequence ATGTTTCTGAGCGTTGGTGTTAGGTTTGAGGCAAACGTCGAGGCGTTGAACATGGTCGAGACAGCCGGCAACTACAGCAAGCACAGGCGTGTCCCGTATCTTGTGGAAGAGGACGGAAAGCTCAAGACAGTCTACGTGCCTGCCCTGAGCGGTGAGAACCTCGCCCACGCCTATCAGGAGCACCTCGCCAGAGAAGCCCTGAGCCTCAACCTTCCGGTGTGCGACGACTGCCGCAGGGGAGAGTTCTACAAGTCCATGAACAGGGTCCACCTCGAGAAAAAGGTGAGCCCAATACCAGGGGAGCCTGCTAAGATAGAAGAGGCAATAGTAAAGGCGTGTGTTGTTGAGGACGTTGGAGGATTCCTTTACGCGGAGAACCCTCCGGTTAGGAGAAGCTCCGCATTCCAGGTCAGCTATGCACTCCCCGTTAAGTCCATGGCGCTGTTCGCGACCTCTGAACCCCAGCTCCACGCAAGGCACGCCCAGATGGACTCCTCGAGCAAGAAAGGCAATGCCTCGGAGCAGATGATTTACTACGTCGAGATAGGTACTGCGCTCTACGGCTTTACCTTCAACCTCGACCTCGATGCCATCGGGGTGAGTGCAATTACCTCAGAACCCATACTTGACGAGAACGAGATAAAAGCAAGGCGTGACGCTGCCGTGAAAGCCCTGTTCAGGATGCTTTCCTCTGCCCAGTTCGGTGCCAAGCTGTCCCGCTTCTTCCCCGTCGGGGGTATAAAAGAGGTGGCCGTAGCGGTCACGGAGCACCCCTTCGTTGTGACGTCCCCAATCTACGACGACTACATCCTCAAAACCGAGAGGAGGCTGAAAGTGCTTAAGGACTTTGGGGAGGACTACCTGTTTACGGCTGCTACGGAAGATAGAGTCCCCGAGGAAGCCCTGAAGGAGACAGTTGAATACCTCAAACAAAAGGGAGCCCTCTGA
- the cas1b gene encoding type I-B CRISPR-associated endonuclease Cas1b, with protein sequence MRKRSLTLFSDGNLLRRENTLYFENANDKKPLAVEGIYDIYIYGHVNISSQALHFLAQKGIAVHFFNHYGYYDGSFYPRETLHSGNLVIKQAEHYLDPEKRLKLAKLFVKGSALNMGRNLMRWGVADGFAGELEKLLGELGEARKITEVMNVEARIREEYYSRWDEHLPEGFRIVKRTRMPPENEMNALISFLNSRLYATVLSELYNTQLTPTVSYLHEPGERRFSLALDLSEVFKPVIADRIATRLVKQGVIKKEHFRGELNGVLLTKEGMRLVLEHYNTELAKSVKHPGLKQNVTKQRLVRLEAYKLIKHLLGVKEYEPLVAWF encoded by the coding sequence ATGAGAAAACGCTCCCTCACACTTTTCTCGGACGGGAACCTCCTCCGAAGGGAGAACACCCTGTACTTCGAGAACGCCAACGATAAGAAACCTCTGGCGGTTGAGGGGATATACGACATCTACATCTACGGCCACGTGAACATAAGCTCCCAGGCATTGCATTTCCTTGCCCAGAAGGGCATAGCCGTCCACTTCTTCAACCACTACGGCTACTACGACGGTAGCTTTTATCCGAGGGAAACGCTCCACTCCGGAAACCTTGTGATAAAGCAGGCCGAACACTATTTAGACCCTGAAAAGAGGCTGAAGCTCGCCAAACTCTTCGTCAAAGGAAGCGCCCTCAACATGGGGCGCAATCTAATGCGCTGGGGAGTTGCCGATGGCTTTGCCGGGGAGCTCGAGAAACTCCTTGGAGAGCTGGGAGAAGCCAGGAAAATAACGGAGGTCATGAACGTCGAGGCCAGGATTAGGGAGGAGTATTACTCCCGCTGGGATGAGCATCTTCCGGAAGGCTTCAGGATAGTTAAACGCACGAGAATGCCTCCGGAGAACGAGATGAACGCACTGATAAGCTTCCTCAACTCCCGCCTATATGCGACCGTCCTGAGCGAGCTCTACAACACCCAGCTTACCCCGACGGTGAGCTACCTCCACGAGCCGGGCGAGAGGAGATTTTCCCTGGCTTTAGATCTAAGCGAGGTCTTCAAGCCGGTAATAGCAGACCGCATAGCGACGCGTTTGGTGAAGCAGGGGGTAATAAAAAAGGAGCACTTCCGGGGTGAGCTCAACGGCGTTCTGCTCACAAAAGAGGGTATGAGGCTCGTCCTGGAGCACTACAACACGGAGCTGGCTAAAAGCGTCAAGCACCCCGGACTAAAGCAGAACGTCACCAAGCAGAGGCTGGTAAGGCTGGAGGCTTATAAGCTGATAAAGCACCTCCTTGGAGTTAAGGAGTACGAGCCGCTGGTGGCGTGGTTTTGA
- the cas5a gene encoding type I-A CRISPR-associated protein Cas5a: MIPLPFFLKATMRPAGIVAIRALPQSKMRIALRYVPPTTLIGAIAYPLLHIAGDRSETVYEEKTFRSSAGGVLELFDWVTVKTLGKPRIQGALLKINTIYRGNVQSAVTSFPFAVTYGTNDILITAVYLINEEALGRSSYTRKDIERAAWGITRLGSRESVVSVEDVETGRAEVAEAEMAKTAYAFPFNGVEVKGKGTLQSVVDWRSGIGDYSKAGRMVMFYPEESVEVRGRLRTIKVGEEVVVLAQ; the protein is encoded by the coding sequence GTGATCCCTTTGCCTTTCTTTTTGAAGGCCACGATGAGGCCAGCGGGAATAGTGGCAATCCGCGCCCTCCCACAGAGCAAGATGAGAATCGCACTGCGTTACGTTCCACCGACCACCCTAATCGGCGCCATAGCTTACCCACTCCTGCACATCGCGGGGGATAGATCCGAGACTGTTTATGAAGAAAAAACCTTCAGGAGCTCGGCCGGAGGGGTTCTTGAACTCTTTGACTGGGTAACGGTGAAAACACTGGGGAAGCCACGGATACAGGGAGCACTGTTGAAGATCAACACCATCTACCGCGGAAATGTCCAGAGTGCCGTCACTTCTTTTCCCTTTGCGGTAACCTATGGCACCAATGATATCCTAATAACAGCGGTCTATCTCATAAACGAAGAGGCGCTGGGGAGAAGCTCCTACACCAGGAAGGACATCGAGAGGGCCGCATGGGGGATAACCCGCCTCGGCTCAAGGGAGTCGGTCGTCAGTGTGGAAGACGTTGAGACCGGCCGCGCTGAAGTAGCTGAGGCAGAAATGGCAAAAACAGCCTACGCATTTCCGTTCAATGGGGTTGAAGTCAAGGGGAAAGGCACACTCCAATCTGTGGTGGACTGGCGCTCCGGAATCGGGGACTACTCGAAGGCAGGCAGAATGGTAATGTTCTACCCCGAAGAAAGCGTCGAGGTCAGGGGAAGACTCAGGACTATAAAAGTGGGCGAGGAGGTGGTTGTCCTTGCTCAGTGA